From a region of the Nitrospirota bacterium genome:
- a CDS encoding penicillin-binding protein activator LpoB, with amino-acid sequence MFVLAVATATTGCGESTRVTRVDSGVVTDFSGRWNDTDSRLVAESMVKEALDNPWLAKYRSAKGRQPVVVVGTILNRSSEHINVQTFVSDLARELTNSQKVTFVAGKAEREELREERRAQAEQAREDTQKSPGKEIGADFMLKGNISTIVDESEGVRAIFYQVDLEMIDLENNVKSWFGQKKIKKVVERKRTVF; translated from the coding sequence TGCGGCGAATCCACGAGGGTCACCCGCGTGGATTCGGGCGTCGTCACCGACTTCAGCGGTCGCTGGAACGACACCGACTCGCGCCTCGTGGCCGAGTCCATGGTCAAGGAAGCCCTGGACAACCCCTGGCTCGCCAAGTACAGGAGCGCGAAGGGGCGGCAGCCCGTGGTCGTCGTCGGCACCATCCTCAACCGGAGCAGCGAACACATCAACGTCCAGACCTTCGTCTCCGACCTGGCGCGCGAGCTGACGAATTCGCAAAAAGTCACGTTCGTGGCCGGCAAGGCAGAACGGGAGGAACTCCGCGAAGAACGCCGCGCGCAAGCCGAGCAGGCCCGCGAGGACACGCAAAAATCGCCGGGCAAGGAGATCGGCGCCGACTTCATGCTGAAAGGCAATATCTCCACGATCGTGGACGAATCCGAGGGCGTGCGCGCCATCTTCTATCAGGTGGATTTGGAGATGATCGATCTGGAAAACAACGTGAAGTCCTGGTTCGGACAGAAGAAGATCAAAAAAGTCGTCGAACGGAAACGCACGGTTTTTTAG